The nucleotide window TGAAAGAATAGCTAAAGTGAGTGAAAAGGCATCTAGGATTGCAATAGTACTTTTTTCTATTTCCATAGCTTTTATTGGAATGTTCCTTATTATGCTGAGAAATGAGTATCCTGATTTTACCCAGGCAGGATTTACCCTTTCCTATGCAGCAGTTGCCCTGTTAATGTTATATTACATCTTTTATGGGTATTATAATAAAAAATATGGGTCCTGATTTATATGAAAAATAATCTCAAGGTATATCGGGCTACGCAGGATTTAACCCAGGAAGAACTTGCCAAGGGATTGGGCGTAACTCGACAGACCATAATTGCAATCGAAAAGGAGAAATATGATCCTTCCCTGATTTTAGCTTTTAAAATAGCTAAGTTCTTTAAAGTGGAGATTGAGGATATTTTCACCTACAGCGATGAATAAATTGCAGAATAACGTTTAAACATTAAAAATATTCATAAATAATATTTTTAAAGGATTATAATTAAAATAGGGACTCAAATGAAACTTTTCCATTCAATTTCAGACAGAAACAATTTTTTAAAACTTGTACTAAGAATTATTCTGGTATTGGTCATTATACAAGCTTTAAGAGCAGTTATATTTTGTGGCCTCTGGACTGTTGTCCAACCCGGGACTAACATAGTCCTGTTCCAGTTATTAAATGGTTCGGCTTATATAATCATGGGAATAATTCTTCTCCTATACTTTAAACCGTCTTTAAAGAATTTAGGGCTTAATTGGGATGATATTCACCTGAAAACCAGGATATTTTATAGTCTGGGGTTAACGTTGCTGGTAATCATGGCAGTGAGTCCCTATACATTTGAATGGGAGATCCACGTCCTGATTATAGGCCTAATATTTGGCATCATAACTCCTGTATTTGAAGAACTCTTATTCAGGGGTTATATCTGGGGTAAGATCTTTGAATCAGGAGGAATGGTCAATCCAATGGTTTAACACTTATCACCGTGACTTTACTATTTATGGTGTGGCACCTGGGATATGTGGATGTCTTAATTCTCCATCCTCTGGCTAAGGGTAATCTGGCCATGATCATGATCTCAAAAATGGGAATAGGTCTTGTTTTAGGATTAATAGTTGGATATCTGCGCCTTAAAACTGGTAAAACGTATGCTTCAATTATTTTCCATGGGTTATGGAATGTTTTTGCACCCTGAACATGAAAAAATCTGTTTTTGTAGAGATAATTTTGTGTTGTAAATATCTAATTTAAAATCGGATATCAAAGACAGATTTTAAAATTAAAAAAAAGTTTACTTTAAAGATTAAGCAATCCAGTAAAAAAAAGTTTAGTTGAGAATTTATAGCAATCCACTTAAAACGAGGTTAGTTTGAGGATTATAGGGATCCACGGTGTTCAGGGTCATTACTGCAGGAACTTCCTGATTTTTTTGGAGAATTACCCAGTTCAACTCCCATTTTTTCCAGAACCACTCGGGCATCAACTTTGGTGTTCACACAGCCGTCTTTTAATAGGGGAACACCCTGGCATGAAAATTTGGAGAGCTTCATCATACTCAGGTTAAGATCCTGATAACAGGCAACCCCTAAAACTGCTTTGAAACGATTTTGCTCAATGATCTTTTTGAGGAAAGTGGAACCAGGTATTATGAAAACTTCATAACCCATTTCTTCCCCTTTATCCTTTAAGACACCAATTACGCAGAGATTACAACTTTTACACACCAATCCTGATGACTCAAGGGTGGCTTCGCAATCTTTATGTCTCAAGCAGTGTGGAAGAACCAGTATCTTGTCTTGGGGTTTTGTTTTCCTGAATATTTTTTCATTAACCTTGTTACGGACTTCAACACCAATTTGATCCACGATCTTGGCATCTACCCCCAGGTTTTCTGAGAACTTTTTAAATAGTCCGTAGAAAACGTCAATGGTGAATAGTAATAGTTTAGGAAAGACCAGGCGGTCTTTTTCAATTAGCATTCGGCCCAGTATAAGGGTGACTGATAATAAAATCAGGAGAAGAATTCCAGCCACGAAAACAACCTGGCCAAATATCTGGTAAAATTCAGCAATAGTCATGTTAATCATCTAAAATATTATCTCTTTGTTAAAAATTTATCTCTTGTTAAAAGTTTTGAAATTTATTATTTCAATTCGCTAATTATGTATATTATTTTTATTTAAGAATCATTTGAGACGAGTATCCTTATTTGGGAACCATTTTAGGAATGTATCCTTATCAAAGAATGAAATATCTCAATTATCCTTTGAAAATATGGAAATTAAATAGGGATGTCAAGTGCCATACCTTCTATTTATTATGTTATATTAAACTGGTTATTAACTAACACTTTATTGTTCATATGTTATTGTATTAAGTTAGTCTTCAGGATAAGTCGGTATTGGTGAATCCCCTTGAAATTTTCTACTGTAGAATTTTTCTACTTTAAATTCTTTTAGGGGGCCAGTAACCTCTAATCCTCCATTAACTCCTTTAATTTCTACTCCTGAAAGATCATCACATGCGCATAGTATATCTTGTTCAGGGTGGGTTCCAGGGGTGATCTCACAATCCAGGCGAACCTTTTCCCCACAACTGGCTACCATGGATAATCTCTGTGAAGTGGGATGATCAGATGGCAAAACCACTAAAGGAGCTCCCATTTCCCTCAATAAAAAAATTAGTGATCTAATCCCCTCTTCGCTTTGTGGCTCTGATTTTAGGCTAGAAACTGCAATAATATCATCAGGTTCTAAAAACATGACAATTTCTTCTTTATCAGGAGTTCCAATAAATATATGTCCTGTTTTTCCAAACTTGGCCACTCCAACTGTCCCTGAGCTTCCTTTTAAAAAAATAATTTCATTATTTTGGAGGCGAATTTTTTCTACCATGGGAGTTCGAGCTATTATGATGATTATACTTCTTCTACATTGTCTGACTGACATGAAGGGCAAACAACTCTTCTTCCAATCCCTTTAAATTCATTATCACAGTCCAAACAACGATATTTTTTGGTTTTAAGTTTCTTCATTTTAATATCAGCCATAGGGCCGCCTACAGTGCACATTATTATCACCATTCATTCTATGTTATCAATAATATTTAGTTTTTTGGAATTAAATTTTCCCGGATAACTTACTCAAATAGGATATTGTGTTTATAAATCAATTATTTATCCTTATAATTTGATATTTGTGATTTTAATTGAATAATTACTCAAAATATAGAAAAATCAATGACAACCATAATCAGAATAGAATTTGATGGAACTGGTATGGTACACTATTTATTCTATAAAAAATAATAGTAATAACACTTAAAACACTTTAAAAATCCATAAATTTAATTAATGGAATTCATGTTTCTATTGCGATGGTGAGACTATTGAAAAACCTGATTTTCCCATTTTCAGCTATTGTTGGCCAAGAAAAAGTTAAAAAAGCCCTGGTATTGAATGCAATCAATCCATCGATTGGTGGAGTGCTTATTAAGGGCGATAAAGGAACTGGAAAAACCACGGCAGTAAGGGCTCTGGCAGATCTTTTACCTCCATTAAAAGTTGTTAAAGGGTGTCCTTTCAACTGTGATCCTGATGATCCAACTTCTTTCTGTGATTCTTGTAAGAAAGATGAATCAGGAGAGATCCAGGTGGAGGAAAAGAAAATGAGGGTGGTGGAACTGCCATTAGGAGCCACCGAAGACCGGGTAGTGGGGTCAATTAATATTGAAAAGGCACTTAAAGAGGGAATGAAAGCATTAGAACCAGGTATACTTGCCGATGCAAACCGTAACATTTTGTATGTTGATGAAATAAACCTCTTGGATGACAACCTGGTAGATGTGTTATTAGATGCTGCTGCTTATGGAATAAACACGGTGGAACGTGAGGGTATTTCAATGGTTCATCCTTCCAACTTCATACTGGTGGGAACTATGAACCCTGCTGAAGGAGAGCTTAGACCGCAGTTATCTGATAGGATAGGCTTGCAAATTTCGGTTCAAAGCATCCTGGATATAGATGACCGAGTTAAGATCATGCAAAGGAGAGAAGCCTTTGAAAAAGATCCAAACACCTTCCGGGAAGAATTCCAGAAATATCAGGACCAGATTCTAGAAAATATTATTGAAGCCAGGAAACTCCTCAAGGAAGTTGAGGTTTCACAGGACATGATGAAAGTAATAGCTCAACTCTGTGTAGATATGGGTGTAGATGGTCATCGTGCGGATATTGCTATTTTAAAGACATCAAAAACCCTGGCTGCATACTATAAACATCAAGAAGTTGAATATATTGATGTGGAAGAGGCAACAGCCCTGGTTTTAGGGGAAAGGTTCCATAAAAAATCATTGGATGAGGATAAAATTAAAAAACAAATAAAAAATGCTGTAAATGAAATTTCCGATGAGAATAAAGGGGATGATAAAAAAAAGCACCAGAGCAAATAGAAAGTGAACAGAAAAAGAGGGGAATGAAACTCAAAACCCTCAAAAAGGATGAACAAGCTGCTGAATCCCAGGAAGAAGAGGTTGACGTGAAAAAACTCCTTAAAATTAAGGGGAAAAAGAAAAAACGTCTTTACGGTAAACGAATTGATTCAAAAACTCAAAAAGGTCGTTATATTAAAAGTAAACTTCCCACGGATTCTTCGGGGGATATTGCCATTGATGCAACTTTAAGGGCAGCAGCTCTGGGTTCTCATGGTAAAATTAATGTTAAAAGTGAAGATTTACGTCATAAAATCCGTAAACATGGTGCTAAAGCATCCATTGTTATGGTGGTGGATATCAGCGGGTCCATGTTCTCTGATCGCAAAGCAAACCGATTGAAGGGAATTTTAAACACTGTTATTGAGGATGCACACCGCCATCAAGACAGGATAAGTGTCATTGGATTTAAGGGACAGGAAGCAGAGATAATAATTCCAACCACCCGCAGGGCTATATCTTTCCGTGAACAGGTGGACAACATCCAAGTGGGAGGAACAACACCACTAGCTGCTGGGATGAAGAAAGGTTTCGAAATTCTTAAAAAGGAGAAATCAAAATCAGAATTTGTACCAATACTCATTATACTTTCTGATGGTATGCCCAATATTGGTCTGGATGAGGGGCCCTTGAAAGATGCCCTCAAAATTGCCGAAGAAATAAAAGAAAAGGAAATACACACACTGGTAATCAACTTTGAACAATCAGTTCGTCATGGTCATGAAGTGAATATGGAACTGGCCCTGGCTGCAGGGGGACGTTACTATGATTTAGAAGAGCTGAAAAATCCAGGCATGGTTATGGCACGAATACTGGACAATGAACGGGGAAACATCTAATATATCCTAATGATAATATTTGGGACTAACTTTGGGTAAATTAACATAGCAATTTCGGGTAGAGAACATTATATGGAGTAACTTTGGAAGTAATTTAAAGATTGATCTTAAAGATAAAATATTTCCCATGATAAAATTTAATTTATGTAATTATTTTTTATTAATGAATTTGTAATGGAGATAATGAATTTATTTTTTTGAATTTTCTAAAAAGACTAAATACCATAAATTCAAATAGATAATTTAAGGTTATTATTGTGTTGTTAACTGTAAGTTGGTTGTTGACTGAAATATTATAGTAACCCTGAAATAAAAGTTCAATTGAAAAACAATTAAAATCTTTAAATTTTGATTCTATGCCTCATAAAGTTGTTATATACCATGCAGAGCAGTGCGATCCAAAAAAATGCACCACTCGTAAACTGGCCAAGTTGAATCAGATCCAGATGGTCAGCCGTCTTAACCAGATACCACGAGGGGCTTTAGTATTAGATCCCTTTTCAACAAAGTCAGTGTCACCAGAAGACCATGAGTTAGTTGTTAAAAAAGGTATTGTCGGGCTTGATTGCTCATGGAAGCGGATTGACAAATCATCTGCCATGTTCAGGGGCACTTCGACCCACCGTTCCCTTCCTTTCTTGGTGGCGGCCAATCCCACCAACTATGGTAAACCATGTATACTGTCCACTGCTGAGGCTGTGGCAGCAACCTTATATATAGTGGGGCTTAAAGATAATGCTATTCAGATTATGTCTCACTTCAAGTGGGGACCTCATTTTCTGGAGCTTAATCATGAGCTCTTAGAGGCTTATTCCCAGGCTCGTAGTAGCAGGGAAGTTGTAGATATTCAGAATGAATTCATAGGAGGCTAAATAATGGCTAGATTCGAAGAAGCAGAAAACAGAATATTCAAGATCAAGATTTGTCTCAAATGTAACGCTCGAAACCCACCAACCGCCAAGACCTGTCGTAAGTGTGGATACAAGGGCTTGAGATTCAAAGCCAAAGAACCAAGAGGATAATACTCCTCTTCCCTTATTCTGCGGAGATGATATTTCTCTCGGAATTGGGGTAAAAATCAATTTTTTTATTTATTTTATTCATTCATTGGGTGTTTAGCCGCACGTAATCAATAACTGTGTTTAAATACATTTCCAAATGATTGAGATATTCATGGTTTTTTACACATTTAATACTACTAATTTAAGGTGTGATCTTGATGAAAGTTGAAGAATATTTAAAAGAATCCCTGAAGAAGGGGAAGGTTCATCTAACCCTTCTTGATCCAGAGGAACAGGACCCTGAAAAGGCCCTGGAAATTGCTACAGAAGCGGTCGCTGGTGGCACTGATGGTATTATGCTGGGTGGATCCACCACTGACTCTCAGGATCTGGACGCAACTGCAAAAATACTCCAGGAAAACCTGGAAGTGCCCATTATCCTGTTTCCTGGTAACACCACCGGTGTGAGCAGTTATGCTGATGCTATATTTTTCATGAGCTTACTCAATTCAACCAATCCCTACTGGATTATTGGTGCACAGGCACTGGGCTCTCCAAAAATTAAAAAGATTGGAATTGAAACCATTCCCATGGGATACGTAATAGTCCAACCGGGTG belongs to uncultured Methanobacterium sp. and includes:
- a CDS encoding DUF2178 domain-containing protein — its product is MKNYQILRIIVAIFVATVVGLSVITENLILAILAIVIGTMISYIYKKNTDEILEDERIAKVSEKASRIAIVLFSISIAFIGMFLIMLRNEYPDFTQAGFTLSYAAVALLMLYYIFYGYYNKKYGS
- a CDS encoding helix-turn-helix transcriptional regulator; this translates as MKNNLKVYRATQDLTQEELAKGLGVTRQTIIAIEKEKYDPSLILAFKIAKFFKVEIEDIFTYSDE
- a CDS encoding CPBP family glutamic-type intramembrane protease; this translates as MKLFHSISDRNNFLKLVLRIILVLVIIQALRAVIFCGLWTVVQPGTNIVLFQLLNGSAYIIMGIILLLYFKPSLKNLGLNWDDIHLKTRIFYSLGLTLLVIMAVSPYTFEWEIHVLIIGLIFGIITPVFEELLFRGYIWGKIFESGGMVNPMV
- a CDS encoding CPBP family glutamic-type intramembrane protease: MTLLFMVWHLGYVDVLILHPLAKGNLAMIMISKMGIGLVLGLIVGYLRLKTGKTYASIIFHGLWNVFAP
- a CDS encoding DUF116 domain-containing protein, whose product is MTIAEFYQIFGQVVFVAGILLLILLSVTLILGRMLIEKDRLVFPKLLLFTIDVFYGLFKKFSENLGVDAKIVDQIGVEVRNKVNEKIFRKTKPQDKILVLPHCLRHKDCEATLESSGLVCKSCNLCVIGVLKDKGEEMGYEVFIIPGSTFLKKIIEQNRFKAVLGVACYQDLNLSMMKLSKFSCQGVPLLKDGCVNTKVDARVVLEKMGVELGNSPKKSGSSCSNDPEHRGSL
- a CDS encoding ATP-binding protein, producing MRLLKNLIFPFSAIVGQEKVKKALVLNAINPSIGGVLIKGDKGTGKTTAVRALADLLPPLKVVKGCPFNCDPDDPTSFCDSCKKDESGEIQVEEKKMRVVELPLGATEDRVVGSINIEKALKEGMKALEPGILADANRNILYVDEINLLDDNLVDVLLDAAAYGINTVEREGISMVHPSNFILVGTMNPAEGELRPQLSDRIGLQISVQSILDIDDRVKIMQRREAFEKDPNTFREEFQKYQDQILENIIEARKLLKEVEVSQDMMKVIAQLCVDMGVDGHRADIAILKTSKTLAAYYKHQEVEYIDVEEATALVLGERFHKKSLDEDKIKKQIKNAVNEISDENKGDDKKKHQSK
- a CDS encoding VWA domain-containing protein: MKLKTLKKDEQAAESQEEEVDVKKLLKIKGKKKKRLYGKRIDSKTQKGRYIKSKLPTDSSGDIAIDATLRAAALGSHGKINVKSEDLRHKIRKHGAKASIVMVVDISGSMFSDRKANRLKGILNTVIEDAHRHQDRISVIGFKGQEAEIIIPTTRRAISFREQVDNIQVGGTTPLAAGMKKGFEILKKEKSKSEFVPILIILSDGMPNIGLDEGPLKDALKIAEEIKEKEIHTLVINFEQSVRHGHEVNMELALAAGGRYYDLEELKNPGMVMARILDNERGNI
- a CDS encoding DUF367 family protein, which translates into the protein MPHKVVIYHAEQCDPKKCTTRKLAKLNQIQMVSRLNQIPRGALVLDPFSTKSVSPEDHELVVKKGIVGLDCSWKRIDKSSAMFRGTSTHRSLPFLVAANPTNYGKPCILSTAEAVAATLYIVGLKDNAIQIMSHFKWGPHFLELNHELLEAYSQARSSREVVDIQNEFIGG
- a CDS encoding 50S ribosomal protein L40e, giving the protein MARFEEAENRIFKIKICLKCNARNPPTAKTCRKCGYKGLRFKAKEPRG
- a CDS encoding geranylgeranylglyceryl/heptaprenylglyceryl phosphate synthase, translating into MMKVEEYLKESLKKGKVHLTLLDPEEQDPEKALEIATEAVAGGTDGIMLGGSTTDSQDLDATAKILQENLEVPIILFPGNTTGVSSYADAIFFMSLLNSTNPYWIIGAQALGSPKIKKIGIETIPMGYVIVQPGGTAGWVGDAKLIPRNKPDIATAYAMAAEFLGMRLFYLEAGSGAEQIIPDEMIQKVKMFTNHMVLVGGGIRTGEDAKKAAQAGADIIVTGTVVENTSNIKEKISEIVEGIKTI